In the Helianthus annuus cultivar XRQ/B chromosome 11, HanXRQr2.0-SUNRISE, whole genome shotgun sequence genome, one interval contains:
- the LOC118484243 gene encoding probable receptor-like protein kinase At2g39360 produces the protein MVLSRFRMSDISKATERFSERFLIGFHEYGKVYKAELDDFENKSSLPFKEKNDGKWQKRRTSVAIKCFSSSVDVKQRFFSEIVMRTSYKHPNIVSLLGFCDEGDELILVYEHASNNSLHNYVKNVDKMGNLTWRQRLHMCLGIAHGLNRLHTKMGSQQRTIHGDIRSANILLGKNLEPKIAYFGISKFHLAYQEESSRQVYWDPEFEKSSLIKKESDIYSFGVTLFEIFCGTLANDPYYTIADPKGLVPYAWSHFNNKSIQKLIDPKLFKKAIDDDILTSNIRGPNLDSVDTFLKIAYQCVKETQAKRPSMETLIKQLEIALDFQVSQYFGSIPFSLLFRF, from the coding sequence ATGGTACTCTCAAGATTTCGGATGAGTGATATATCGAAGGCCACAGAAAGGTTCTCTGAAAGATTCCTCATCGGGTTTCATGAATATGGCAAGGTGTATAAAGCAGAACTTGatgattttgaaaataaaagttcATTGCCATTTAAAGAGAAAAATGACGGTAAATGGCAAAAGAGACGCACCAGTGTAGCTATAAAATGCTTTTCTAGTAGCGTAGATGTAAAGCAAAGGTTCTTTTCTGAAATTGTAATGCGCACTAGTTATAAGCATCCCAACATAGTCTCTCTTCTAGGCTTTTGTGATGAAGGTGATGAGCTTATCCTTGTTTATGAACATGCCTCTAACAATAGCCTCCACAACTATGTGAAAAATGTTGATAAGATGGGTAATCTTACATGGAGGCAACGTCTACACATGTGCCTCGGTATTGCACATGGACTCAATCGCCTTCACACCAAGATGGGTAGCCAACAAAGGACAATCCATGGAGACATTAGAAGTGCCAACATTTTGTTAGGAAAGAATTTGGAGCCGAAGATTGCTTACTTTGGGATCTCAAAATTTCACTTAGCATATCAAGAGGAAAGCAGTAGACAAGTTTATTGGGATCCCGAATTTGAAAAATCATCATTAATAAAAAAAGAATCAGACATTTACTCCTTCGGGGTTACACTATTTGAGATCTTTTGTGGGACGTTGGCAAATGATCCCTATTACACAATTGCAGATCCTAAAGGTCTTGTACCCTATGCATGGAGCCACTTCAATAATAAAAGCATACAGAAATTGATAGATCCTAAACTTTTTAAAAAAGCAATTGATGATGACATTTTGACTTCAAATATTAGAGGACCAAATCTAGATTCTGTAGACACATTTTTGAAAATTGCCTATCAATGTGTGAAAGAAACTCAAGCCAAGCGTCCGTCAATGGAAACCCTCATCAAGCAACTTGAGATAGCATTagactttcaagtaagtcaataTTTCGGAAGTATACCATTCTCTCTTCTATTCAGATTCTAA